Proteins encoded together in one Plutella xylostella chromosome 17, ilPluXylo3.1, whole genome shotgun sequence window:
- the LOC105398427 gene encoding uncharacterized protein LOC105398427: MKTLLANIKLVGLDPRSIKHTAFPQPTPAPSLRRHVDQSGRRQQPEECVPKGPKDYYDDDVKVATVQIPEHMDHIHYAVTTPVPYLTVGPIAGLGYHPSTIKSEYPSECEKIYQDHIAAQFSSESNEMDNESMEMTRVHIKDLADAQAGRGNWKRGLEDE; the protein is encoded by the exons ATGAAGACTTT ACTAGCGAACATAAAGCTGGTAGGGCTCGACCCTCGCTCCATCAAGCACACGGCCTTCCCTCAGCCGACGCCAGCGCCCTCGCTGCGGAGACATGTAGACCAGTCAGGTCGCCGGCAACAGCCCGAGGAATGCGTGCCCAAGGGGCCGAAGGACTACTATGATGATGACGTGAAGGTGGCCACTGTGCAGATCCCTGAGCATATGGATC ATATCCATTACGCCGTCACAACTCCAGTACCGTACCTAACCGTCGGCCCAATAGCCGGTCTGGGCTACCACCCTAGTACCATCAAGTCTGAATACCCATCTGAATGTGAGAAGATCTACCAGGATCACATAGCGGCGCAGTTCTCTAGCGAGTCCAATGAAATGGACAACGAGTCTATGGAAATGACCAGGGTTCACATCAAAGACTTGGCGGACGCTCAAGCTGGTAGAGGTAATTGGAAGAGGGGTTTGGAGGACGAGTAA
- the LOC105398426 gene encoding uncharacterized protein LOC105398426, which translates to MSETNLKLQIILVVLFIILKGMCAFEDSILFSVSRAPKYFGILQDHRGQPLSVEQTDDYMDQDYIDTNKKRHKTGFEKNPAEIDEVDEDDDEEGVDEKDKDVTVPGKYNLQPGLL; encoded by the exons atgagTGAAACAAACTTAAAGTTGCAGATTATTTTAGTGgtattattcataattttgaAGGGAATGTGTGCATTTGAGGATT CGATCCTGTTCTCCGTGTCGCGAGCGCCCAAGTACTTCGGCATCCTGCAGGACCACCGCGGCCAGCCGCTGTCCGTCGAGCAGACCGACGACTACATGGACCAAGACTACATAGACACCAACAA GAAACGGCACAAAACGGGTTTCgagaa AAATCCAGCGGAAATTGATGAGGttgatgaagatgatgatgaagaaggAGTAGACGAAAAGGACAAGGATGTTACAGTACCAGGAAAATATAACCTGCAACCTGGTCTTTTGTAG
- the LOC105398424 gene encoding uncharacterized protein LOC105398424 isoform X2, whose product MDLGKRFRRPCKTGNKCGKVMKRLMVPKLAQLENTIMGVMREVAKLTPGARLPDKYTKTEPINLLLDQNYREEVCMDNLEACTKEDKRRKRILKKLFFKKYNQFRSELIGYGGRRMWGGEGNLFYR is encoded by the exons ATGGACCTCGGAAAACGGTTCCGAAGACCTTGCAAGACTGGAAACAAATGTGGAAAG GTGATGAAGCGCCTGATGGTGCCGAAGCTGGCCCAGCTGGAGAACACCATCATGGGTGTGATGCGGGAGGTGGCCAAGCTGACGCCCGGCGCGCGCCTCCCGGACAAGTACACCAAGACTGAGCCCATCAACTTGCTGCTGGATCAGAATTACAG AGAGGAAGTATGCATGGACAACCTAGAAGCGTGCACCAAGGAGGACAAGCGCCGGAAGCGGATATTGAAGAAGCTGTTCTTCAAGAAGTACAACCAGTTTCGGTCGGAGCTGATCGGCTACGGCGGGCGGCGGATGTGGGGCGGGGAGGGGAACCTCTTCTACCGATGA
- the LOC105398424 gene encoding uncharacterized protein LOC105398424 isoform X1, with product MNFFKYSVVLAVFMVVSYADKSDDEAKNSKNSKKIKDKRTAVGTLSNVIAQIQNLPVMDLGKRFRRPCKTGNKCGKVMKRLMVPKLAQLENTIMGVMREVAKLTPGARLPDKYTKTEPINLLLDQNYREEVCMDNLEACTKEDKRRKRILKKLFFKKYNQFRSELIGYGGRRMWGGEGNLFYR from the exons ATGAATTTCTTTAAGTATTCAGTGGTTTTAGCCGTTTTTATGGTTGTTTCTTATGCAGACAAAAGTGATGATGAGGCGAAAAACAGTAAAAACTCGAAGAAAATTAAAG ataAACGCACTGCTGTTGGCACCCTATCTAACGTGATAGCACAGATTCAAAACCTACCCGTGATGGACCTCGGAAAACGGTTCCGAAGACCTTGCAAGACTGGAAACAAATGTGGAAAG GTGATGAAGCGCCTGATGGTGCCGAAGCTGGCCCAGCTGGAGAACACCATCATGGGTGTGATGCGGGAGGTGGCCAAGCTGACGCCCGGCGCGCGCCTCCCGGACAAGTACACCAAGACTGAGCCCATCAACTTGCTGCTGGATCAGAATTACAG AGAGGAAGTATGCATGGACAACCTAGAAGCGTGCACCAAGGAGGACAAGCGCCGGAAGCGGATATTGAAGAAGCTGTTCTTCAAGAAGTACAACCAGTTTCGGTCGGAGCTGATCGGCTACGGCGGGCGGCGGATGTGGGGCGGGGAGGGGAACCTCTTCTACCGATGA
- the LOC119690304 gene encoding uncharacterized protein LOC119690304 gives MGGEINLLIGNDYYFTFIKNGKLSIEENLYLIETDFGWVFSGRSPFHQEHVLSVATYMQTNLPDNLGFVQPDLPIKEGEIKQLWELESIGIRDSPKTTNEEEALRNFNSTVTFEENRYHVKWPWVQYPPNLPSNYGLAVGRLTSLLRRLDKNTLAIYDDTIQEQESSGVIEKVKNAFENVQHPIHYLSHHCVVKKDSSTQLRIVYDASAKSKGTQSSLNECMYKGPLMLEDLTGLILRFRQHEIGILADIEKAFLQLGLQNEDRDVTRFLWVKDTTKEVTEDNLQCYRFCRVPFGIVSSPFLLNATIKSHFLKCGDETLKNVAEKIYVDNLVLGAKHQDEATGLYQKIHASLQTISMNVRQWNSNNKEFLKEIPEHLLEGKEVTKVLGLVWDTLEDTLKLKTQISNCDRDMTKRYVLQEIASIYDPCGFSSPLLLPAKEYLQRLWKLKLKWDTKLPEDLRDEWNRIASSLHQTQDIEIPRYIGATQDNAVHELHCFTDASKDAYAAAVYIKTESQDKVIVRLLMSKSKLTPLKDQDNLQIPRLELLGTLIGSRLLRYVRQHSEVPISKQYLWTDSQVVISWLRSEKLLPPFISRRVTEINKQDTQVLYVKSADNPADIATRVADFTPAKRELWFEGPQFLKNEREYKNNWAMTQNLCALEGLTQSEGYPENESTENEDGPTLNEANVNPESLQLQQSEETITNITAKIKREQKLHYPQECAGKSTDLSRSLGVFKDENGLLRCRGRIVLTDLPYDRKYPILLPKDSSLTEEIISNIHKDNYHVGVTHTLSLIREKYWIPQGRCKVQKALKRCLQCRKYGGGPYRLPQMPDLPEERVNFTSAFSFIGLDYLGPLLVTTDKGQTEKRWICLYTCLAVRAIHLEIVKDLTAEQCTLALRRFIAERGLPRLIISDNAAQFKLTAEVMTGPYCIDNNLQWKFIPELAPWHGGFYERLVGLVKHCMKRSLDTRLLRDNELSTIVKEIELVLNTRPLTYVGAEHEHILKPLDFLRMNDCLMQTSEVPYEYREDTITKELLIKGWKRSHKLVDEFRKMFINQYLNALKERTQIRHKQPRVVSQSKPKVGDVVQIKGDNNNRSTWKIGKIILLHRGIDNEVRVATVKVGDKEYIRSIAHLFPLEIEEHEHIEKEHVSTRTESDCREETETLKTTQETEMEGRSVDMLTEIETVEPTTDQRSNSRAAARRAKEKIAQWTKELVNLICVNFIQL, from the coding sequence ATGGGCGGTGAGATAAATCTTCTCATTGGCAACGACTATTACTTCACATTCATcaaaaatggaaaacttaGCATTGAAGAAAACCTTTATTTAATTGAAACAGATTTCGGTTGGGTCTTCAGTGGCAGATCTCCCTTTCATCAAGAACATGTTCTTAGTGTAGCAACTTACATGCAAACTAACCTGCCAGATAACTTAGGTTTTGTTCAGCCGGACTTACCTATCAAGGAAGGAGAGATTAAACAACTTTGGGAGTTGGAATCCATCGGTATTAGGGATTCTCCAAAGACTACAAATGAAGAAGAAGCTTTAAGAAATTTCAACAGTACAGTTACGTTTGAAGAGAACAGATATCATGTCAAATGGCCGTGGGTCCAGTATCCACCAAACCTACCATCAAACTATGGTCTAGCTGTAGGAAGACTGACCAGCCTATTAAGAAGATTGGATAAGAATACTTTAGCCATTTATGATGACACCATTCAAGAACAGGAGTCATCTGGAGTGATAGAAAAGGTGAAGAATGCTTTTGAAAATGTGCAACATCCAATACATTACTTATCACATCACTGCGTGGTCAAGAAAGATAGCTCTACTCAACTGAGAATTGTCTATGATGCATCAGCTAAGTCTAAAGGTACACAATCTAGCCTGAATGAATGTATGTACAAAGGACCATTGATGCTTGAAGACTTAACTGGACTTATCTTGAGGTTTCGTCAACATGAAATAGGAATCCTAGCAGACATTGAGAAGGCCTTCCTACAACTAGGACTTCAGAACGAAGATCGTGACGTCACTAGATTCCTGTGGGTAAAAGATACTACAAAAGAAGTAACAGAAGACAACTTACAATGCTACCGATTTTGTCGAGTTCCCTTTGGAATAGTATCCAGTCCATTCCTACTAAATGCAACAATAAAGAGTCATTTTCTGAAATGTGGAGATGAAACACTTAAGAACGTAGCAGAAAAGATATATGTTGATAATCTTGTACTAGGAGCGAAACATCAAGATGAAGCTACAGGATTGTATCAAAAAATACATGCTTCCCTTCAAACAATCTCGATGAACGTGAGACAATGGAACTCAAATAACAAAGAATTTCTAAAAGAAATACCTGAACATCTACTTGAAGGCAAAGAAGTCACAAAGGTGTTAGGACTTGTGTGGGACACACTAGAAGATACATTAAAGCTTAAAACACAGATAAGTAACTGTGATAGAGATATGACTAAAAGGTatgttcttcaagaaataGCCTCAATCTACGATCCTTGTGGATTTAGCAGTCCTCTTCTTTTACCAGCTAAGGAATATCTACAGAGACTTTggaaattaaaacttaaatggGACACCAAACTGCCAGAAGACTTAAGAGACGAGTGGAATAGGATTGCAAGCAGTCTACACCAAACTCAAGATATTGAGATTCCAAGATACATAGGCGCTACACAAGATAACGCAGTACATGAGTTACACTGTTTTACGGATGCATCCAAGGATGCCTACGCGGCAGCTGTCTACATCAAAACAGAATCACAGGATAAAGTGATAGTAAGACTGCTTATGTCCAAGTCAAAACTGACTCCACTCAAAGACCAAGATAATCTACAAATTCCGAGGTTGGAACTATTGGGTACTCTTATTGGCAGCAGACTTTTAAGATATGTGAGACAACACTCTGAAGTACCGATATCTAAACAATACCTTTGGACTGATAGTCAAGTTGTTATAAGCTGGTTACGCTCAGAAAAGCTATTACCTCCTTTTATCTCAAGAAGagttactgaaataaataaacaagacACGCAAGTTTTGTATGTGAAATCAGCGGATAATCCAGCAGATATTGCAACCAGAGTTGCAGACTTTACACCTGCAAAAAGAGAACTATGGTTTGAAGGACCCCAATTTTTGAAGAATGAAAGAGAATACAAGAATAACTGGGCAATGACACAAAACCTGTGTGCTTTGGAGGGTCTGACCCAGTCAGAAGGATATCCTGAAAATGAGTCTACTGAAAATGAAGATGGACCTACGTTAAATGAAGCAAATGTAAACCCAGAATCATTGCAATTGCAACAAAGTGAAGAAACGATTACCAATATTACTGCTAAAATCAAGAGAGAACAGAAATTACACTACCCACAGGAATGTGCAGGAAAAAGTACTGATTTAAGTCGTAGCCTTGGTGTATTCAAAGATGAAAATGGCTTACTCCGATGCAGAGGAAGGATAGTCTTAACTGACCTGCCTTATGACCGCAAATATCCCATCCTCCTACCGAAAGATTCCAGTCTGACAGAAGAAATCATATCCAATATTCATAAGGACAACTATCACGTTGGAGTAACACATACTCTTTCTTTAATTCGGGAAAAGTATTGGATCCCACAAGGGAGATGTAAAGTGCAAAAAGCACTGAAGAGATGTTTACAGTGCAGGAAATATGGTGGAGGTCCTTACAGACTACCTCAGATGCCTGACTTACCAGAAGAAAGAGTAAACTTCACTTCAGCGTTTTCGTTCATCGGCCTGGACTATCTTGGACCTCTTCTAGTTACCACGGATAAAGGACAAACAGAAAAGAGATGGATATGCCTATACACCTGTTTAGCTGTGAGAGCAATTCATCTTGAAATAGTGAAGGATCTTACAGCGGAACAGTGTACCTTGGCACTCAGAAGGTTCATAGCAGAACGAGGATTGCCACGTCTCATAATATCTGACAATGCAGCTCAGTTCAAGCTTACAGCAGAAGTCATGACCGGACCATACTGTATTGACAACAACTTACAGTGGAAGTTCATCCCAGAGTTAGCACCTTGGCATGGTGGCTTCTATGAACGCTTAGTTGGCTTGGTTAAACATTGTATGAAGAGATCGTTAGATACCCGTTTGCTGAGAGACAACGAACTGTCAACTATTGTGAAAGAAATTGAGTTGGTACTTAACACAAGACCGTTGACCTATGTTGGGGCTGAACATGAACATATATTGAAACCCCTGGACTTCCTTCGAATGAATGACTGTTTGATGCAAACTTCTGAAGTACCATATGAATACAGAGAAGATACTATTACAAAGGAACTACTAATAAAGGGATGGAAGAGAAGCCACAAACTTGTAGATGAATTCAGAAAAATGTTCATCAACCAATATCTTAATGCTTTGAAGGAAAGAACACAAATACGACATAAACAGCCCAGAGTGGTCAGCCAGTCCAAACCTAAGGTTGGGGATGTCGTACAGATCAAAGGTGATAACAATAACCGTTCTACTTGGAAGataggtaaaataatattgcTTCATAGAGGAATAGACAATGAAGTGAGAGTAGCAACAGTTAAGGTTGGTGACAAGGAATATATAAGATCCATTGCCCATCTTTTCCCATTGGAGATAGAAGAACATGAACACATAGAAAAGGAACATGTATCTACTAGGACAGAATCAGACTGTAGGGAAGAAACAGAAACATTGAAAACTACTCAAGAAACAGAGATGGAAGGGAGAAGCGTTGACATGCTCACCGAAATAGAAACAGTAGAGCCTACTACTGATCAGAGAAGTAATAGTCGTGCCGCCGCAAGACGAGCTAAAGAAAAGATTGCTCAATGGACCAAGGAattagtaaatttaatatgtgtGAATTTTATTCAACTATAG
- the LOC105398423 gene encoding malignant fibrous histiocytoma-amplified sequence 1 homolog translates to MEVSTEKSPVKRNGYVKNNVPKEIKTVCLNWADNITAIDISNQNITYFDDNMSLPPKLETLNLSRNNMQTIPDILLDHRHLKELDISFNNIEFFDDTPEFCNTIERLNLANNSLRGPPCWVWSEAPANLHYLNLSNNFRITESFKNGYYEELLTYATQVRHIAISNCKLGLFVNLLSTFPKAEFIEAGTTKSSFASNFIENVPGKGLEKCCDIERLCLSNTKLYNVMPNIDIYKKLREIDLSMNNIRDLPREFCNLEKLEICVLSDNNLLYLPESFDKLVELKFLYLAHNELCMLPDELKSLPKLQLLDLYNNNLYEIHNELWEIPALDVAQNYFDEPEDKKYLDSKIELRSHREFSDRTDGRKHEIIRSESEHSPDTSDDDLLDTVHSDDEDTKSKLAPSTSDEEDWDSAEYWEPHPIRRSGPAPSPWLHFIHQKMAEGNFCPMDLHTVPVIEQVRYEQMCNPKVKYFVEGQFDDITDDDS, encoded by the exons ATGGAAGTTTCTACTGAAAAGTCTCCTGTGAAACGAAATGGTTACGTTAAAAACAATGTACCCAAAGAAATCAAGACAGTATGTTTGAATTGGGCCGATAACATTACTGCTATTGATATTAGTAACCAAAACATAACTTATTTCGACGACAACATGAGTTTACCACCGAAATTGGAAACTCTTAACTTGAGCCGCAACAACATGCAAACTATACCCGATATTCTTCTGGATCATAGACATCTGAAGGAATTAGATATTTCTTTCAATAACATAGAATTTTTTGATGATACACCGGAGTTCTGCAATACTATTGAGCGCCTAAATTTAGCCAATAACAGCCTCCGAGGCCCTCCGTGCTGGGTGTGGAGCGAGGCCCCGGCCAACCTCCACTACTTAAACCTAAGCAATAATTTCCGAATCACCGAATCCTTCAAAAATGGGTATTATGAAGAGTTGCTGACATACGCCACGCAAGTCCGGCACATCGCCATAAGTAATTGTAAATTAGGACTCTTCGTCAATCTCCTTTCAACCTTTCCAAAGGCTGAGTTTATAGAAGCTGGAACTACAAAATCCAGTTTTGCTTCCAACTTTATAGAAAATGTTCCTGGAAAAGGACTTGAAAAGTGCTGTGATATAGAAAGACTGTGCTTAAgtaatacaaaattatacaatgtTATGCCTAATATAGATATTTACAAGAAGCTTCGAGAGATAGATTTAAGTATGAACAATATTAGAGATTTGCCAAGAGAATTCTGCAACTTGGAGAAACTGGAAATATGTGTGCTGTCTGATAATAACTTGCTGTACCTTCCAGAATCCTTTGACAAACTAGTTGAGTTAAAGTTTCTATACTTAGCTCATAATGAACTCTGTATGTTACCGGATGAATTGAAGAGCTTACCGAAGCTGCAGCTGCTAGATCTTTACAATAACAATCTGTACGAGATTCACAATGAACTTTGGGAGATACCAGCATTAGATGTGGCTCAAAATTACTTTGATGAACCagaagataaaaaatatttagatagCAAAATTGAATTGAGATCACATAGAGAATTTTCGGATCGGACTGATGGAAG AAAACATGAAATAATAAGAAGTGAAAGTGAACATTCCCCAGACACTTCAGACGACGACCTGCTGGACACAGTCCACAGTGATGATgaag ACACAAAATCCAAGCTGGCGCCATCGACATCAGACGAAGAAGACTGGGACTCGGCCGAATACTGGGAGCCCCACCCCATCAGGCGGTCAGGGCCGGCGCCCTCCCCCTGGCTCCACTTCATACACCAGAAGATGGCTGAAGGGAACTTCTGTCCCATGGACCTCCACACGGTGCCCGTGATAGAGCAAGTGAGATACGAACAAATGTGCAATCCGAAGGTGAAGTACTTCGTGGAAGGACAGTTCGATGATATAACTGATGATGATAGCTGA